A part of Hippea maritima DSM 10411 genomic DNA contains:
- a CDS encoding FAD-dependent oxidoreductase: MERPLKVVVIGGDAAGMSAASQVKRRIKSAEVIVVEKGRDVSYGACGMPYNIGYQADIDELVVLTADEFKTKRGIDVRLLSEAVGVDFNNRKVKVRSLASDREYELVYDKLFIGSGAEAFLPPIEGAANEGVFKLKVLDDARRIKAYIEDKKPKKAVLIGAGFINLELAENLKRLSMEVVILEKLDGILLNFEDEFSEVVKEELSRNGVELITGVDIEKIDGSLKVKTNKGEFEADFVNIAAGVKPNTDFLVGTPIELEKGAIVVDRYFRTNMESVYAGGDCALIYHRILNRNVYMPLGTNANKAGRIGGANMAGANEEFAGIVGTILFRIFDKGVAKTGLSLREAIDNGFDAFKTIIEAPTTAHGFPHQGKVKICLVAEKGSGRLLGGQIVGDSEGVWRIDILATALYSNLAIKDIQGLDLAYSPPFAPVWDPILVCANQAIKQVRK; this comes from the coding sequence ATGGAAAGACCGCTTAAAGTTGTCGTTATAGGTGGTGATGCTGCAGGAATGAGTGCAGCAAGTCAGGTGAAAAGAAGAATAAAGTCAGCAGAGGTTATAGTTGTTGAGAAGGGAAGGGATGTTTCTTATGGTGCTTGCGGTATGCCTTATAATATTGGATACCAGGCTGATATAGATGAACTTGTTGTTTTAACTGCTGATGAATTCAAAACCAAAAGAGGAATAGATGTTAGGCTTTTGAGCGAGGCTGTTGGGGTTGACTTCAATAATAGGAAGGTGAAGGTTAGAAGTCTTGCGAGCGATAGAGAATATGAGCTTGTTTATGATAAACTTTTTATAGGCAGTGGCGCCGAAGCGTTTCTGCCTCCTATAGAAGGAGCAGCTAACGAGGGTGTATTTAAACTTAAGGTGCTCGATGATGCAAGAAGGATAAAAGCGTATATAGAGGATAAAAAACCCAAAAAAGCTGTTTTGATAGGAGCAGGCTTTATAAATTTGGAACTTGCTGAGAATTTAAAAAGGCTTAGCATGGAAGTGGTCATTTTAGAGAAGCTTGATGGCATATTGCTCAACTTTGAGGATGAGTTTTCAGAGGTTGTTAAAGAGGAGTTGTCCAGGAATGGGGTTGAACTCATCACAGGTGTTGATATTGAGAAAATAGATGGCTCTTTGAAGGTTAAGACTAACAAAGGTGAGTTTGAGGCTGATTTTGTCAACATAGCTGCAGGTGTAAAACCCAACACAGATTTTTTGGTCGGCACACCTATTGAATTGGAAAAAGGCGCCATCGTGGTTGATAGGTATTTCAGGACGAATATGGAGAGTGTTTATGCTGGTGGTGATTGCGCCCTGATATACCACAGAATTCTAAACAGGAATGTTTATATGCCGCTTGGCACAAATGCAAACAAGGCAGGTAGGATTGGCGGTGCCAATATGGCAGGGGCTAATGAGGAGTTTGCCGGTATTGTTGGAACTATTTTATTTAGGATTTTTGATAAAGGTGTTGCAAAGACCGGGCTGTCTCTGAGGGAGGCAATTGATAACGGTTTTGATGCCTTTAAAACTATAATAGAAGCACCGACCACAGCGCATGGTTTCCCTCATCAGGGCAAGGTTAAGATATGTCTTGTGGCTGAGAAAGGTTCTGGACGCCTGTTAGGGGGGCAGATTGTTGGAGATAGCGAGGGAGTGTGGAGAATAGATATACTGGCAACTGCTTTATATTCCAATCTTGCAATAAAAGATATTCAAGGGTTAGATTTGGCTTATTCCCCACCGTTTGCCCCTGTTTGGGATCCAATTCTTGTATGCGCAAATCAAGCCATAAAACAGGTGAGAAAATGA
- the mce gene encoding methylmalonyl-CoA epimerase, with protein sequence MIKKVDHIGVAVKSLDKAIALYRDVLGFELLEIEEVDSQKVRVAKFDINGVHIEFLEPTSEESPIYKYIDKKGEGLHHIAYFTDDIDGELKKLKEGGIQLINNEPVKGSSNTMIAFVHPKSSIVLTELVSKGE encoded by the coding sequence ATGATAAAAAAGGTAGACCATATAGGTGTAGCAGTCAAAAGTTTAGATAAAGCTATCGCCCTTTATCGGGATGTTTTAGGATTTGAGTTGCTCGAGATAGAGGAGGTTGACTCTCAAAAGGTTAGGGTGGCAAAATTCGATATAAATGGTGTACATATAGAGTTTTTAGAGCCTACATCCGAGGAAAGCCCTATCTATAAATATATTGATAAAAAGGGTGAAGGCTTGCACCATATAGCTTACTTTACAGACGATATAGATGGTGAACTTAAGAAACTGAAAGAAGGCGGGATACAGCTTATAAACAACGAGCCTGTAAAAGGTTCTTCCAATACAATGATAGCCTTTGTTCATCCAAAGTCATCTATTGTTCTTACAGAGCTTGTATCCAAGGGGGAGTAG
- a CDS encoding glycine zipper family protein — MEKLKYFVVVFVLFIFIGFSISSCTTESENVALGTAVGAGVGAATTKNSWKGAVIGGILGAVAGEAMYQIQQRAINEAMANQKPVVYQRQTQNGGWERIEAEPVGQPVVNPNEHTSCQKVHVREYRNGKIIKDTVKEVCKGYKETNTY; from the coding sequence GTGGAGAAGTTGAAGTATTTTGTTGTGGTGTTTGTTTTATTTATTTTTATAGGATTTTCTATTTCTTCTTGTACAACAGAGAGTGAAAATGTTGCCTTAGGCACAGCTGTTGGAGCAGGTGTGGGTGCTGCAACCACAAAGAACAGTTGGAAGGGCGCAGTAATAGGTGGAATATTGGGTGCTGTGGCTGGTGAAGCTATGTATCAAATACAGCAAAGGGCAATTAACGAAGCTATGGCCAATCAAAAACCTGTTGTTTATCAAAGACAAACACAAAACGGTGGATGGGAAAGGATTGAAGCCGAGCCGGTTGGCCAACCTGTTGTTAATCCAAATGAACATACAAGTTGCCAAAAGGTTCATGTACGTGAGTATAGAAATGGGAAGATAATAAAGGATACAGTAAAAGAAGTATGTAAGGGGTATAAAGAGACAAACACGTATTAG
- the meaB gene encoding methylmalonyl Co-A mutase-associated GTPase MeaB has protein sequence MDLKKLKEDLLNGKRRALAKAITLIESKNEKHKKYAKELLEGILPYTGNSIRIGISGVPGVGKSTFIEAFGLYLIEKGHKVAVLAVDPSSQITGGSVLGDKTRMEELSRRQEAFIRPSPSGDSLGGVARRSRESIFLCEAAGYDVIIIETVGVGQSEISVASMVDMFLLMQLPNAGDELQGIKRGIMEVADAIIINKADSDNLKVAELAKKQLENALSILKKQDKDWQTPVILVSALEKRGIDVVFSTIEKYVRIKKLNGTFFEKRKRQAVDWMWSVVMEGLKALLDNNQKVASVAKDMEKAVVNQVTTPSLAAEYILNRFKETLCEGGVPWRS, from the coding sequence GTGGATTTGAAAAAGCTTAAAGAAGACCTGTTAAACGGCAAAAGAAGAGCGCTCGCTAAGGCTATAACGCTTATTGAAAGCAAAAACGAAAAACATAAAAAATACGCCAAAGAGTTGCTTGAGGGCATACTGCCCTATACGGGCAATTCTATAAGAATTGGCATAAGTGGTGTCCCTGGTGTGGGTAAAAGTACTTTTATAGAGGCTTTTGGACTCTATTTGATAGAGAAGGGTCATAAGGTGGCAGTTTTAGCCGTTGATCCTTCTTCCCAGATAACGGGCGGTTCGGTTTTGGGTGATAAGACAAGGATGGAGGAGCTATCCAGAAGGCAGGAGGCTTTTATCAGACCTTCGCCTTCTGGGGATTCTTTAGGTGGCGTTGCCCGTAGGAGTAGAGAAAGTATATTTCTTTGCGAGGCTGCAGGTTATGATGTGATAATTATTGAGACTGTTGGTGTAGGTCAATCTGAGATAAGTGTCGCCTCTATGGTGGATATGTTTTTGTTGATGCAACTACCCAATGCCGGAGATGAGCTTCAGGGTATAAAGCGTGGCATTATGGAGGTTGCTGATGCTATAATTATAAATAAAGCCGATTCTGATAACCTAAAAGTAGCAGAGCTTGCAAAAAAACAGCTCGAAAATGCATTAAGTATTCTAAAAAAGCAGGATAAAGATTGGCAAACTCCTGTGATTCTTGTTAGTGCCCTGGAAAAGCGGGGGATAGATGTTGTCTTTTCAACTATAGAAAAATATGTTAGAATTAAAAAATTAAACGGCACTTTCTTTGAAAAGAGAAAAAGACAAGCTGTAGATTGGATGTGGTCAGTTGTTATGGAGGGGCTTAAAGCCTTGCTTGATAACAATCAAAAGGTTGCATCTGTAGCTAAGGATATGGAAAAAGCTGTTGTTAATCAGGTGACAACGCCGTCGCTTGCTGCTGAGTATATATTGAATAGATTTAAAGAAACTTTATGTGAAGGGGGTGTTCCGTGGAGAAGTTGA
- the scpA gene encoding methylmalonyl-CoA mutase encodes MEFKKITKKDWEELAKKELKGKNVSELVWHSPEGIDVYPLYTAEDIEKLEYLDTFPGFPPFIRGPRATMYTVRPWTIRQYAGFSTAEESNAFYKKALALGQQGLSVAFDLATHRGYDSDHPRVVGDVGKAGVAIDTVEDMKILFDGIPLDKVSVSMTMNGAVIPVMAFYIVAAEEQGVKQEQLSGTIQNDILKEFMVRNTYIYPPQPSMRIIADIIEYTSKYMPKFNSISISGYHIQEAGANAVLELAFTLADGLEYVKTALARGLDIDSFAPRLSFFFGIGMNFFTEIAKLRAARFLWAKLMSQFNPKNPRSMALRTHCQTSGWSLTAQQPYNNIIRTTIEALAAVLGGTQSLHTNALDEAIALPTEFSARIARNTQIILQEESNITKTVDPLAGSYFIESLTHALIREASKIIDEIEEMGGMTKAIETGMPKLRIEESAAKRQAMIDKGEYVIVGVNKYVIPEEEDEPVEVLDIDNTAVRNKQIERIKKIKQTRDNDKVQKALDKITKVAQEGGNLLEAAVEAARLRATLGEISYAMEKVFGRYQPEIKLVSGAYGSLFEDSDEFKEIQKEIEEFEKQEGRRPRVLIVKMGQDGHDRGAKVVATGYADMGFDVDVGPMFQTPEEAAKMAVENDVHAIGASSLAAGHNTLVPQLIEELKKLEADDDIVVTVGGVIPKKDYDFLYSKGVAAVFGPGTSLLKSAKELLRAIKERKTPRRILEGK; translated from the coding sequence ATGGAATTTAAAAAGATTACAAAAAAAGATTGGGAAGAATTGGCTAAAAAGGAACTAAAAGGAAAAAATGTGTCTGAATTAGTGTGGCATTCGCCTGAGGGAATAGATGTTTATCCACTTTATACGGCTGAAGATATAGAAAAACTTGAGTATTTGGATACTTTTCCTGGTTTTCCTCCTTTCATTAGAGGTCCAAGGGCCACGATGTATACAGTAAGGCCCTGGACTATTAGGCAGTATGCAGGATTTTCTACGGCTGAGGAATCAAATGCATTTTATAAAAAAGCGTTGGCACTCGGTCAGCAAGGTTTATCCGTTGCTTTTGACCTTGCAACCCATAGGGGTTATGACTCAGATCACCCAAGGGTTGTTGGTGATGTGGGAAAGGCAGGCGTTGCAATAGACACTGTTGAGGATATGAAAATATTGTTTGATGGAATACCGCTTGATAAAGTCTCTGTTTCTATGACGATGAACGGTGCTGTAATTCCTGTAATGGCCTTTTATATCGTTGCCGCTGAGGAGCAAGGGGTAAAGCAAGAACAACTTTCAGGGACAATTCAGAATGATATCCTAAAGGAGTTTATGGTTAGAAACACCTATATATATCCTCCACAGCCTTCAATGAGGATAATTGCTGATATAATTGAATATACTAGCAAATACATGCCGAAATTTAATTCAATTAGTATAAGTGGTTATCACATCCAGGAAGCTGGTGCCAATGCTGTTTTGGAGCTTGCTTTTACGCTTGCAGATGGTCTTGAGTATGTAAAAACGGCCCTGGCAAGGGGTTTGGATATAGACTCTTTTGCCCCTAGATTGTCGTTTTTCTTTGGAATTGGTATGAATTTCTTTACAGAAATTGCCAAACTTAGGGCTGCAAGATTTTTATGGGCCAAACTTATGAGTCAATTCAATCCAAAGAATCCTCGCTCAATGGCCTTAAGGACGCATTGTCAAACATCCGGGTGGAGTTTGACGGCTCAGCAGCCGTACAACAATATTATAAGAACAACGATTGAGGCTTTAGCTGCTGTTTTAGGTGGGACACAATCCCTTCATACAAACGCTTTGGACGAGGCAATAGCCTTACCGACAGAGTTTTCTGCGCGTATCGCAAGGAACACGCAGATAATACTTCAAGAAGAGAGTAATATAACAAAAACGGTTGACCCATTAGCGGGTTCATACTTCATAGAGTCTCTAACCCATGCTTTGATTAGAGAGGCATCCAAGATAATTGATGAAATTGAAGAGATGGGTGGTATGACTAAAGCTATAGAGACTGGCATGCCAAAATTAAGGATAGAGGAATCTGCAGCAAAAAGGCAGGCTATGATTGATAAGGGTGAATATGTGATAGTGGGCGTGAATAAATACGTTATACCAGAAGAAGAGGATGAGCCAGTAGAAGTTTTAGATATCGACAATACGGCTGTAAGGAATAAACAGATTGAAAGAATAAAAAAGATAAAGCAAACAAGGGATAACGATAAGGTTCAAAAGGCTTTAGATAAGATAACCAAAGTGGCGCAAGAGGGTGGCAACCTGCTTGAGGCAGCTGTTGAGGCTGCAAGGCTTAGAGCAACTCTTGGTGAGATATCCTATGCTATGGAAAAGGTTTTTGGCAGATATCAGCCAGAGATTAAACTTGTTAGTGGGGCATACGGAAGCTTATTTGAGGATAGCGATGAATTTAAAGAAATTCAAAAAGAAATAGAAGAGTTTGAAAAGCAGGAAGGTAGAAGGCCAAGAGTTCTAATTGTAAAGATGGGTCAAGATGGACATGATAGAGGTGCAAAGGTTGTAGCAACAGGATATGCCGATATGGGATTTGATGTTGATGTTGGACCGATGTTCCAGACGCCTGAGGAAGCTGCTAAGATGGCCGTAGAAAACGATGTGCATGCTATAGGTGCATCAAGCTTAGCAGCGGGACATAATACATTGGTACCTCAGCTTATAGAGGAGCTTAAAAAACTTGAGGCTGATGATGATATAGTCGTAACAGTGGGCGGGGTTATACCTAAAAAGGATTACGATTTCCTCTACTCTAAAGGTGTTGCGGCTGTATTTGGCCCCGGTACGTCCTTATTGAAGTCTGCAAAAGAACTTCTTAGGGCAATAAAGGAAAGAAAGACACCAAGAAGGATTTTAGAGGGCAAATAA
- a CDS encoding lytic murein transglycosylase, with amino-acid sequence MSYPVYGFNIDEIAVKLNARYNVPVEYTHYVLSKAKVVDNVRSFVERVANSPEKTFVFGDFVKFFVNKRRIKEGVEFYKSHRKLLNRVYQEFGVDPCVVVAILSIETNFGRIKLTTNALDALYTLSLYSKRKRYFLSELESFIVYTFRHRVNPFSVKGSITGALGIPQFMPSNIDRYGVDFNGNGLNLNEVDDATASIANYLLKHGWKKDKPVVKFLSNDSKLCRRLNAKNLNGGKVITFNYGSGVRCFVAYDNFWALKKYNGTKNYAMAVYELSEEICKKIR; translated from the coding sequence TTGAGTTATCCAGTTTATGGTTTTAATATTGATGAGATTGCTGTAAAACTCAATGCCAGATACAACGTGCCAGTGGAATATACGCATTATGTTTTATCCAAAGCTAAGGTGGTTGATAATGTTAGGTCATTTGTAGAGAGGGTTGCAAATTCCCCAGAGAAAACGTTTGTTTTTGGCGATTTTGTAAAGTTCTTTGTAAATAAGAGAAGGATAAAGGAAGGAGTTGAGTTTTACAAAAGCCATAGGAAGCTCTTAAACAGGGTTTATCAAGAGTTTGGGGTAGACCCATGTGTAGTTGTTGCAATTCTTAGTATTGAAACCAACTTTGGCAGAATTAAACTCACTACAAACGCACTCGATGCTCTCTATACCTTATCGCTGTATTCAAAAAGAAAGAGATATTTTTTGTCAGAACTTGAAAGTTTTATTGTTTACACTTTTAGACATAGGGTCAATCCGTTTTCTGTAAAGGGTTCGATTACCGGAGCTTTAGGTATTCCTCAGTTTATGCCTTCTAATATAGACCGCTACGGTGTTGATTTCAATGGTAATGGTTTAAATTTAAACGAAGTGGATGATGCTACAGCAAGCATTGCAAATTACCTCCTTAAGCACGGCTGGAAGAAAGATAAACCTGTAGTTAAGTTTTTATCTAATGATAGTAAGTTGTGTAGAAGGTTAAATGCAAAGAATTTGAATGGTGGCAAAGTCATTACCTTCAACTACGGTTCTGGTGTTAGATGTTTCGTTGCCTATGATAACTTTTGGGCCTTGAAAAAGTATAATGGAACAAAGAACTATGCCATGGCAGTATACGAGCTATCAGAAGAGATATGTAAGAAAATTCGCTAA
- the purH gene encoding bifunctional phosphoribosylaminoimidazolecarboxamide formyltransferase/IMP cyclohydrolase, with amino-acid sequence MKKAALISVSDKKGIVEFARFLQNKGFLILSTGSTGKLLKDNGIDVEFVEDYTQAKEMLDGRVKTLHPKVHGGILYRRDIQEHRQTVNELDIYSIDVVVVNLYPFEETALKTNNEEDLIENIDIGGPTLIRAAAKNYKDVLIICDPDDYKTVMENFDSIDKDKRREYALKAFAKTSYYDGLIVEKMSGNLSFKETAIPFKIEKQLRYGENPHQLAFFAKSPLKDGISNLIQLNGKELSYNNLLDIDVVYRMMVEFDQTICVIVKHNTPCGAATSNNQLKAYEDALACDPVSAFGGIIGINSTLNKETAEAIIKRFYEVVVAFDFDKDALEVLKSKKNLRVIKLPKVNYKFYEIKSLLGGYLIQENDYKNDFTYEVVSKAKPNPQQLKDLEFAFKVAKFVKSNAIVYAKDGKTLAIGGGQTSRVDSAKFAIARAKELNIDLNGCVMASDGFFPFRDSVDEAAKAGVKAIVEPGGSIRDKEVIEAADEYNIPLLFTRIRHFRH; translated from the coding sequence ATGAAAAAGGCTGCGCTAATAAGCGTTTCAGACAAAAAAGGCATTGTTGAATTTGCCAGATTCCTGCAAAACAAAGGATTTTTAATACTCTCTACAGGCTCAACAGGAAAACTATTAAAGGACAACGGGATAGATGTTGAGTTTGTAGAGGATTACACACAAGCAAAGGAAATGTTGGATGGTAGAGTAAAAACCCTTCATCCCAAAGTTCATGGAGGCATTCTATATAGGCGAGATATCCAAGAACATAGACAAACGGTTAACGAGCTTGATATATACTCCATAGATGTCGTGGTTGTTAATCTATATCCCTTTGAAGAGACAGCTTTAAAAACAAATAATGAAGAGGATTTAATTGAAAATATAGATATAGGAGGGCCAACGCTCATCAGGGCTGCAGCCAAAAATTATAAAGATGTACTTATTATTTGTGATCCAGATGATTATAAGACTGTAATGGAGAATTTTGATTCAATAGACAAAGACAAAAGAAGGGAGTATGCCTTAAAGGCGTTTGCAAAGACATCGTATTATGACGGTTTAATCGTAGAAAAAATGTCAGGTAATTTATCATTCAAAGAAACAGCAATTCCATTCAAAATAGAAAAACAACTAAGATACGGTGAGAACCCACATCAATTGGCCTTTTTTGCTAAGTCACCTCTGAAAGATGGTATATCCAACCTTATCCAACTAAACGGCAAAGAACTGTCATACAACAATCTTCTTGATATAGACGTAGTATACAGAATGATGGTAGAGTTTGATCAGACAATCTGTGTTATAGTAAAACACAATACTCCGTGTGGGGCAGCCACATCAAATAACCAATTAAAAGCCTACGAAGACGCCCTTGCATGTGATCCAGTAAGCGCATTTGGTGGCATTATAGGTATAAATTCAACATTAAACAAAGAAACTGCTGAAGCTATAATCAAAAGGTTCTATGAGGTTGTTGTAGCGTTTGACTTTGATAAGGATGCGCTGGAAGTTTTGAAAAGCAAAAAGAACTTAAGGGTAATAAAACTACCAAAAGTAAACTATAAATTCTATGAAATCAAAAGCCTGCTGGGCGGGTATCTTATTCAAGAGAATGATTATAAAAACGATTTTACCTATGAAGTAGTATCAAAAGCTAAGCCTAATCCACAGCAACTCAAAGATCTTGAATTTGCTTTTAAAGTAGCCAAGTTCGTAAAGTCAAATGCAATAGTATACGCAAAAGATGGCAAAACACTTGCCATAGGAGGTGGTCAAACCTCAAGAGTGGATTCAGCTAAATTTGCCATAGCAAGGGCAAAAGAGTTAAATATAGATCTAAATGGATGTGTTATGGCATCGGATGGATTTTTCCCATTTAGAGATAGCGTCGATGAGGCGGCTAAAGCAGGAGTAAAAGCCATTGTTGAGCCAGGTGGCTCTATAAGGGACAAAGAGGTTATAGAAGCCGCAGATGAATACAATATACCTCTTTTATTCACACGCATAAGACATTTTAGACATTAA
- the glmU gene encoding bifunctional UDP-N-acetylglucosamine diphosphorylase/glucosamine-1-phosphate N-acetyltransferase GlmU, with translation MEAVILAAGKSTRMKSKTSKIFHSICGKPMIFYVVEALKRYKIHIVANTETYQTLQHLFPQAQIHIQKNQKGTADALNSVIDYIKDENFVVVNGDMPLINTDDIESAKGILEGQKFECVLLTAELENPTGYGRIVRDNYCIEIIEEKNASDEVKKIKEVNSGIYIFNTKAAKLALPKIQMDTISGEYYLTDILKHLKKVEAVRVDSENILGVNTRKQLSQARKILQKRIIERFDNVTFVDDENTYVNYDVTIGDDTVIFPNVHLKGNTTVGRNCIIENGSIIENSVIKDNVHIKPYSVIEESLIKSNCEIGPFAHLRPLSELGENVRIGNFVETKKVKIGKNTKASHLTYLGDATLGEDVNVGCGTITCNYDGYRKNETIIGDRVFIGSDVQLVAPVEIGNDALIAAGTTVTKNVEEFALAISRVPQTNKPGWVKKFRETMEKKLKEEKNAK, from the coding sequence ATGGAAGCTGTAATATTGGCAGCAGGTAAATCAACACGCATGAAATCTAAAACCAGTAAGATTTTTCATTCCATTTGCGGAAAGCCAATGATATTTTACGTGGTTGAAGCTTTAAAGAGGTATAAAATCCACATAGTTGCAAACACAGAAACATATCAAACATTACAACATCTATTTCCTCAAGCTCAAATTCATATACAAAAAAATCAAAAGGGGACAGCAGATGCGTTAAATTCTGTAATAGACTATATAAAAGATGAAAATTTTGTTGTAGTAAATGGTGATATGCCCCTGATCAATACAGACGACATAGAAAGCGCCAAAGGTATTTTAGAAGGGCAAAAATTTGAGTGTGTCCTACTAACAGCAGAACTAGAGAATCCAACAGGTTACGGTCGTATTGTAAGGGACAATTACTGTATTGAGATTATTGAGGAAAAAAATGCATCCGATGAAGTAAAAAAGATAAAAGAGGTAAATTCAGGTATTTACATATTTAATACCAAAGCTGCCAAGCTTGCCCTACCTAAAATTCAAATGGACACCATAAGTGGCGAGTACTATCTAACAGATATTTTAAAGCATCTAAAAAAGGTGGAAGCAGTAAGAGTTGACAGTGAAAATATACTTGGTGTAAATACAAGAAAGCAACTCTCTCAGGCAAGAAAGATACTCCAAAAAAGAATAATAGAAAGATTTGACAATGTAACTTTTGTTGATGATGAAAACACCTATGTAAATTATGATGTAACCATAGGCGATGACACTGTAATTTTTCCCAACGTCCATTTAAAAGGAAACACCACAGTAGGCAGAAATTGCATAATAGAGAATGGATCAATTATAGAAAACTCCGTTATAAAGGACAATGTTCACATAAAACCATACTCTGTAATTGAAGAAAGCCTAATAAAGAGCAACTGCGAAATTGGTCCATTTGCTCATCTAAGACCACTAAGTGAATTAGGAGAAAACGTAAGGATAGGTAATTTTGTAGAAACAAAGAAGGTAAAAATAGGTAAAAACACAAAAGCAAGTCATTTAACGTATTTAGGTGATGCCACACTGGGTGAGGATGTCAATGTAGGATGCGGTACAATTACTTGCAACTACGATGGCTACAGGAAGAACGAAACAATCATTGGAGACAGGGTTTTTATAGGCTCAGATGTCCAGCTTGTTGCACCAGTAGAGATAGGAAACGACGCCCTAATAGCCGCAGGCACAACCGTGACCAAAAACGTTGAAGAGTTTGCTTTGGCCATTTCTAGGGTCCCTCAAACAAATAAGCCAGGCTGGGTTAAGAAATTCAGGGAAACTATGGAAAAGAAGCTAAAAGAGGAGAAAAATGCTAAATAA